The following are from one region of the Paenibacillus sabinae T27 genome:
- a CDS encoding ABC transporter permease has product MNNAMKRRDIWSFITAIIFLGYIVFLALPLFMILIKSFFDGTTGEFSLAYFQKFFGKAYYMNAVWNSLKVTICVTVLSVIVAGPLAYIMSTIKIKGSAAIQILILISSMSAPFIGAYAWILLLGRSGVITKFAERVLGLQMPDIYGFTGILLVLTLQLSPLIFMYVSGALKNVDHSLMEAAESMNCKGLRKMWKVLVPLITPTLLAGGLLVFMRAFADFGTPMLIGEGFRTVPVLIFNEFISEVGGDDGFAAAISVIVVLFTTAVFLLQKYIANRKSYSMSALNPIEPKPKKGLANIAAHAYVYLFTILAMMPQVYVAYTSFLKTSGKIFVDGYSLDSYRAAFTKVGDSIYNTFFLAIITIIIITLTAVLIAYATVKRKGAVANLLDTFTMMPYIVPGSILGIALLVTFNKPPILLSGTAAILIAAFVIRRLPYTIRSSAAVLHQVNDSIEEAAISLGASTMKTFFRITVPMMISGVIAGAILSWISIITELSTSIILYTGKTKTMTVAVYTEVVRGNYGVAAALSTLLTVITVLSLLLFFKLTGKKDVTM; this is encoded by the coding sequence ATGAACAATGCAATGAAGCGAAGAGATATATGGTCGTTTATTACCGCCATTATTTTTCTGGGTTATATCGTCTTTCTGGCTTTGCCTTTGTTCATGATTCTGATTAAAAGCTTCTTTGACGGGACCACGGGCGAATTCTCGCTCGCTTATTTCCAGAAATTTTTCGGCAAAGCCTATTATATGAATGCCGTGTGGAACAGCCTCAAGGTGACGATATGCGTAACCGTATTGTCGGTTATCGTTGCCGGTCCGCTCGCGTATATCATGTCCACCATAAAGATTAAAGGTAGCGCTGCAATCCAAATCCTGATCCTGATTTCTTCTATGTCGGCGCCGTTTATCGGAGCATACGCTTGGATTCTGCTGCTGGGCAGAAGCGGGGTCATCACCAAATTCGCCGAGCGGGTTCTTGGGCTGCAGATGCCCGATATTTACGGGTTTACAGGCATTCTGCTCGTCTTGACCCTGCAGCTGTCGCCGCTGATCTTCATGTATGTCTCGGGCGCGCTGAAGAATGTCGATCACTCGCTGATGGAAGCGGCGGAGAGCATGAACTGCAAGGGTCTGCGAAAAATGTGGAAGGTGCTCGTGCCGCTCATCACGCCAACGCTGCTTGCGGGCGGCCTGCTCGTGTTCATGCGGGCCTTTGCCGACTTCGGCACACCGATGCTGATCGGGGAGGGCTTCCGGACGGTCCCTGTCCTGATCTTCAATGAGTTCATCAGCGAAGTTGGCGGAGACGACGGCTTCGCGGCAGCCATCAGTGTGATCGTCGTACTGTTTACAACCGCGGTCTTTCTGCTGCAAAAGTATATCGCGAACCGCAAGTCCTACAGCATGAGCGCGCTGAATCCGATTGAGCCGAAGCCTAAGAAAGGGCTCGCCAATATTGCCGCTCACGCTTACGTCTATCTGTTCACGATTCTGGCCATGATGCCGCAAGTCTATGTGGCGTATACTTCATTTCTTAAGACATCGGGCAAAATCTTCGTGGACGGCTATTCGCTCGACAGCTACCGCGCAGCCTTTACCAAAGTCGGCGATTCGATCTATAATACGTTCTTCCTGGCGATTATTACGATCATAATCATTACGCTTACGGCTGTTCTGATCGCCTATGCCACGGTGAAACGAAAGGGCGCTGTCGCCAATCTGCTGGATACCTTCACGATGATGCCGTACATTGTACCCGGTTCGATCCTCGGCATTGCACTTCTGGTCACCTTCAACAAGCCGCCGATTCTCTTAAGCGGCACGGCTGCCATCCTGATCGCGGCATTCGTCATCCGGCGCCTGCCTTACACGATCCGTTCCAGCGCCGCCGTGCTGCATCAGGTGAACGACAGCATTGAAGAAGCCGCAATTAGTCTTGGCGCTTCTACCATGAAGACCTTCTTCCGGATTACGGTGCCGATGATGATTTCAGGTGTAATCGCCGGCGCGATATTAAGCTGGATCAGCATTATTACGGAGCTGAGCACCTCTATTATTTTGTATACGGGAAAGACCAAGACGATGACCGTAGCCGTATACACGGAGGTTGTCCGCGGCAATTACGGTGTGGCCGCCGCGCTGTCCACACTGCTTACCGTCATCACCGTCCTGTCGCTATTGCTCTTCTTCAAGCTGACAGGCAAGAAAGATGTAACCATGTAA
- a CDS encoding ABC transporter ATP-binding protein — MSVTISFREIVKKYGNTTVIPELSLEIQKGEFFTLLGPSGCGKTTLLRMIAGFNSIEGGKLSFNDRVINQVAPGKRNIGMVFQNYAIFPHLNVAQNVEFGLTNRKIDKAERIRRVQEMLKVVQIEPYQDRMPKNLSGGQQQRVALARAIVIRPDVLLMDEPLSNLDAQLRVDMRNAIKEIQREVGITTVYVTHDQEEAMAVSDRIAVMKSGVIQHVGTPREIYQRPANLFVATFIGRTNIMDAVMSAGEDGEAVLRIGGSYSERIPGLKADKSLGSAQNVKLSVRPEEFALSGDGYGLRGKVVSSIFLGLNTHLKVELENGQEVEIIQPSAGSGGMNPGETVWLKVDPQTINVYDASGEVNLTRGMRL, encoded by the coding sequence ATGAGCGTTACGATCTCATTTCGTGAAATAGTCAAGAAATACGGCAATACGACGGTGATTCCGGAGCTGTCTCTTGAGATCCAGAAAGGTGAGTTCTTCACCCTTTTGGGCCCTTCGGGGTGCGGGAAGACGACCCTGCTGCGGATGATCGCGGGGTTCAACAGTATTGAAGGGGGCAAGCTTTCATTTAATGACCGGGTAATCAACCAGGTTGCTCCGGGTAAGCGGAACATCGGGATGGTCTTTCAGAATTATGCGATTTTCCCCCACCTTAATGTCGCGCAAAATGTAGAGTTTGGACTAACGAACCGAAAGATCGACAAGGCGGAAAGAATCCGGAGAGTCCAGGAGATGCTGAAGGTTGTGCAAATTGAGCCTTATCAGGACCGGATGCCGAAGAATTTGTCCGGAGGACAGCAGCAGCGTGTCGCGCTGGCCAGAGCGATCGTCATTCGCCCGGATGTTCTGCTGATGGACGAGCCGCTGTCCAATCTGGATGCCCAGCTGCGGGTCGATATGCGGAATGCGATCAAGGAGATTCAGCGGGAGGTCGGCATTACAACCGTATATGTGACGCATGATCAGGAGGAGGCAATGGCGGTCTCCGACCGGATTGCGGTCATGAAATCCGGCGTCATTCAGCATGTGGGAACCCCACGCGAAATCTATCAGCGTCCTGCCAACCTGTTCGTGGCGACCTTTATCGGGCGCACAAATATTATGGACGCGGTGATGTCCGCCGGTGAAGACGGAGAGGCTGTATTGCGTATCGGGGGCAGCTACTCAGAGCGGATACCCGGGCTGAAAGCGGACAAGTCTCTCGGTTCCGCTCAAAATGTTAAGCTGTCCGTGCGGCCGGAAGAGTTCGCTCTGTCTGGTGACGGCTATGGCCTCAGAGGAAAGGTTGTGAGCAGCATTTTTCTCGGTCTGAACACTCACCTGAAGGTGGAGCTGGAGAATGGGCAAGAAGTCGAAATTATTCAGCCGTCCGCCGGAAGCGGCGGGATGAACCCGGGAGAGACTGTATGGCTGAAGGTCGATCCGCAGACAATTAACGTCTATGACGCATCGGGAGAAGTCAACCTGACCAGGGGAATGCGCTTATGA
- a CDS encoding ABC transporter substrate-binding protein, with amino-acid sequence MLKWLRLSVILTLLAGVLAACGNSGSEVNEASGSNKLVVYTPNSESMINALVPLFEKQTGITVELVSAGSGELIKRIQSEKDNPYADVMFGGAFDLFNANAELFEKYVSPNDQYLLEGHRNTTGIMTSYVSDGSVMLVNTNLAGDIQINSYEDLLNPALKGKIAMADAANSSSAFHQLTNMLKAKGNDYTSDAGWNYVGELIKNLDGKIAGSSSKAHKSVADGEYIVALTYEDPAASYVRDGAPVRVVYPSEGTVFLDGVAGIVKGAKHEENAKKFIDFLISKEAQDALGTETTNRPLRADAQLGSYMTPMDQIKVIEEDITYVSDHKKEIIEKYTELFTSLSK; translated from the coding sequence ATGTTGAAGTGGTTGAGGTTGTCAGTAATTCTTACGTTATTGGCCGGAGTATTGGCGGCTTGCGGAAATTCCGGCTCGGAAGTAAACGAAGCAAGCGGTTCAAATAAGCTTGTAGTGTATACGCCGAACAGCGAAAGCATGATTAACGCGCTGGTTCCGCTGTTCGAGAAGCAGACGGGCATTACGGTGGAGCTTGTATCCGCGGGTAGCGGCGAGCTGATTAAGCGAATCCAGTCGGAGAAAGACAACCCGTATGCCGATGTCATGTTCGGCGGCGCATTTGATCTGTTCAATGCGAATGCCGAGCTGTTCGAGAAGTACGTGTCACCCAATGACCAGTACTTGCTCGAAGGTCACCGGAACACGACAGGCATCATGACCTCTTATGTCTCCGATGGAAGTGTAATGCTCGTGAATACCAACCTGGCGGGAGATATTCAAATCAACAGCTACGAAGACCTGCTCAACCCGGCATTGAAAGGCAAAATCGCGATGGCGGACGCGGCCAACTCCAGTTCGGCTTTCCACCAGCTGACCAATATGCTGAAAGCAAAAGGCAATGACTACACCTCCGATGCCGGGTGGAATTATGTTGGCGAACTGATCAAGAACCTGGACGGCAAAATCGCCGGCAGCTCCAGCAAAGCGCATAAGAGCGTAGCCGACGGCGAGTATATCGTGGCCCTGACGTATGAAGATCCGGCCGCAAGCTATGTAAGAGACGGGGCTCCGGTTCGCGTCGTGTACCCTTCGGAAGGCACGGTGTTCCTGGACGGGGTGGCCGGAATTGTCAAAGGCGCGAAGCATGAAGAGAACGCCAAGAAATTTATCGACTTCCTGATTTCCAAGGAAGCGCAGGACGCCCTTGGTACGGAGACGACGAATCGGCCGCTCAGAGCGGATGCACAGCTTGGAAGCTATATGACGCCGATGGACCAGATTAAGGTGATCGAAGAAGACATTACTTATGTAAGTGATCATAAGAAAGAAATTATTGAGAAATACACGGAGCTGTTCACCAGCCTGTCCAAGTAA
- a CDS encoding helix-turn-helix domain-containing protein: protein MADEKHVELGLFLKKKRASLTPEQAGLPLGKKRKVTGLRREEVAELANLSVDWYIRLEQGRAVQPSVEVLLALSNALQLNRKERDYLFNLAEQRLPEEMPDPITVSPGLQKFLDSQNPYPAYITDKEWNIVGWNKAAALVFGDYSLMTPLQRNTIWRAFMDPSMKDLLDNWEGHSKLRVSQLRMAHSQFPANPERLALIDELCGQSSIFDLWWNQQFIIGTPEGKKLLHHPVVGDIRLDYLSFQTEEYRDATVTVHLASDSDSKRKLDTLFEGS, encoded by the coding sequence GTGGCCGACGAGAAACATGTTGAATTAGGACTATTTTTGAAGAAAAAGCGGGCATCGCTAACACCGGAACAGGCGGGTCTTCCATTAGGGAAAAAACGTAAAGTAACCGGACTACGCAGGGAGGAAGTTGCCGAATTAGCTAATCTAAGCGTAGATTGGTATATTCGTTTGGAGCAGGGGAGAGCGGTACAGCCTTCCGTGGAAGTATTGCTGGCTCTAAGCAATGCCCTGCAATTAAACCGAAAAGAACGGGACTATCTATTTAATTTGGCGGAACAACGGTTGCCGGAGGAGATGCCGGATCCGATTACAGTAAGCCCGGGTTTGCAAAAATTCCTGGATTCCCAGAACCCCTATCCGGCCTATATTACAGATAAAGAGTGGAATATTGTGGGGTGGAACAAAGCTGCGGCTCTCGTATTTGGAGATTACTCCCTAATGACCCCATTACAGCGTAATACCATATGGCGGGCATTCATGGATCCTTCCATGAAGGACTTATTGGATAACTGGGAGGGTCACTCCAAACTGCGTGTCAGTCAATTAAGAATGGCTCACAGCCAATTCCCTGCTAATCCGGAACGGTTGGCATTGATTGATGAACTGTGCGGGCAAAGCAGTATCTTTGATTTATGGTGGAACCAACAATTTATTATCGGTACGCCTGAAGGAAAGAAGCTGCTTCACCATCCTGTCGTTGGCGATATCCGGCTCGACTATCTTTCCTTCCAGACGGAGGAATATCGGGACGCAACGGTTACCGTTCATCTGGCAAGTGATTCGGATTCCAAGAGGAAATTGGACACGCTGTTTGAGGGAAGTTAA
- a CDS encoding MFS transporter — MKLAADRKMFSLPLQWLLAAVCAIAVANLYYDQVLLSDIIKSFNIEPNQSGLLLTVIQAGYTLGLVFIVPLGDRFNRRKLILISLLLSAFWLVMMTLVSSFMLLLVLGLCLGFSTVSAQLIIPFVSSNIQSGKKGPIISRLLTGIFLGVLLGRVFGGWIGQLFNWQTVHWVAAFILLVIAGYLFIKLPDDQTPKQPSYKQILRSMIPLLREEPVLRETIILGGAAFAAFNIFWVSLTFMLNGAPYHFDSGAIGMFGIIGIAGAIAAGFSGRLSDSRHVQMWNIVALLMMILSFVVVGLSWNHLILLIAVTFLLDVGSRMNMTLNQGRIYQLAPEKHSRLNSLYMVGYYFGGSAGSGIGSLSFHFGLVPGVAISGCLVLALAILYIGRVKNEGYNRKKTGWSKPA, encoded by the coding sequence ATGAAACTTGCTGCGGATCGAAAGATGTTTTCCTTACCTTTACAATGGCTTCTGGCAGCCGTTTGTGCAATAGCCGTGGCCAATTTATACTACGACCAGGTCCTACTCTCAGACATTATCAAAAGCTTCAACATCGAGCCCAATCAATCAGGCCTCCTCTTAACCGTCATTCAGGCGGGCTATACCCTGGGACTAGTGTTTATCGTTCCGCTGGGCGACCGGTTTAACAGGCGGAAGCTGATCCTTATAAGCTTGCTGCTGTCTGCATTTTGGCTGGTCATGATGACGCTTGTTTCTTCATTTATGCTGTTGTTAGTCCTTGGTCTTTGTCTCGGTTTTAGCACCGTTTCCGCTCAACTGATTATCCCGTTTGTTTCTTCAAATATTCAATCCGGGAAAAAAGGGCCCATTATCAGCCGGCTGTTAACCGGCATCTTTTTGGGAGTGTTATTGGGCCGGGTCTTTGGCGGGTGGATTGGCCAGTTGTTTAACTGGCAGACGGTTCACTGGGTCGCTGCTTTTATTTTACTCGTCATCGCGGGTTACCTTTTTATAAAATTACCTGATGATCAGACACCGAAACAGCCCTCGTACAAACAAATTTTGCGGTCAATGATTCCTCTTCTGAGAGAAGAGCCGGTGTTAAGGGAGACTATTATTTTGGGAGGAGCCGCGTTTGCCGCTTTTAATATTTTTTGGGTATCCCTCACCTTCATGTTAAATGGCGCACCTTATCATTTTGACAGCGGGGCCATAGGCATGTTCGGGATTATCGGGATTGCCGGAGCTATAGCAGCAGGCTTTTCCGGACGGTTATCGGACAGCAGACATGTTCAAATGTGGAATATTGTAGCTTTGCTTATGATGATCCTTTCCTTTGTCGTTGTAGGTCTAAGCTGGAATCATTTGATTCTGCTGATTGCGGTTACTTTCCTGCTTGATGTTGGCTCCCGGATGAATATGACTTTAAATCAGGGACGAATTTATCAGCTGGCGCCGGAGAAACACAGCCGGTTAAACTCGCTGTATATGGTTGGGTATTATTTTGGAGGTTCGGCGGGTTCAGGTATAGGAAGTTTATCTTTTCACTTTGGTCTAGTTCCAGGTGTGGCAATAAGCGGATGTTTGGTTTTAGCTTTGGCTATTTTATATATTGGGAGGGTTAAAAATGAAGGGTATAATCGTAAAAAAACCGGGTGGTCCAAACCAGCTTGA
- a CDS encoding NAD(P)H-quinone oxidoreductase, with protein sequence MKGIIVKKPGGPNQLDWAQVPMPEPKEGELLIRVHAAAVNRTDLLTREGKLGYLTHPVLGIEIAGTVAEVNGESSFSKGDRVMGLVNGGGYAEYAVMPADRAMKIPDSLSFEQAAAIPEVFLTAYQTLFWIGKLQEHETVLIHAGASGVGTAAIQLAKQLSHAKVIVTAGSTRKLDICKELGADVLINYKEQSFDEEILKATNGTGVDLILDFVGADYWEKNLASIKTGGRWVLIGILGGSEVKQVDLLSLMSKCIQLTGTLLTPRSDEYKAQLTHDFIKSVDAYFERGEVRPIMDTAFPIEMAAKAHEYMEENRNIGKIILEVYNGAEQFLS encoded by the coding sequence ATGAAGGGTATAATCGTAAAAAAACCGGGTGGTCCAAACCAGCTTGATTGGGCACAGGTGCCGATGCCTGAACCTAAAGAGGGAGAGCTGCTGATTCGTGTTCATGCTGCGGCTGTCAATCGCACAGATCTATTAACGCGCGAAGGGAAATTAGGGTATTTGACCCATCCCGTTCTGGGTATTGAAATTGCCGGTACAGTGGCTGAAGTCAACGGTGAAAGCTCTTTTTCCAAAGGGGATAGGGTGATGGGACTTGTCAATGGCGGGGGTTATGCGGAGTATGCAGTCATGCCCGCCGACCGGGCTATGAAAATTCCTGACTCTCTTTCGTTCGAACAAGCGGCTGCCATTCCCGAAGTATTCCTGACCGCTTACCAAACCTTATTCTGGATCGGCAAGCTTCAGGAACATGAAACGGTCTTAATCCATGCAGGTGCAAGCGGGGTAGGCACAGCAGCAATTCAATTGGCCAAACAGCTTAGCCATGCGAAGGTTATCGTAACGGCCGGCTCAACAAGAAAACTGGATATTTGCAAAGAACTTGGGGCCGATGTCCTGATTAATTACAAAGAGCAGTCTTTCGATGAAGAAATACTCAAAGCCACAAACGGTACAGGCGTGGATTTGATTTTAGACTTCGTAGGCGCGGATTATTGGGAGAAAAATCTTGCGAGCATCAAGACCGGAGGCCGATGGGTCCTTATTGGAATACTGGGCGGCAGTGAAGTGAAGCAAGTAGACTTGCTTTCCTTGATGTCCAAGTGCATCCAGTTAACAGGGACCCTGCTTACTCCGCGAAGCGATGAATACAAAGCGCAACTAACCCATGATTTTATCAAAAGCGTTGATGCTTATTTCGAACGCGGAGAAGTACGACCGATTATGGACACTGCGTTTCCTATTGAAATGGCAGCAAAGGCTCATGAATACATGGAGGAAAACCGGAATATTGGAAAAATTATACTTGAAGTCTACAATGGAGCAGAACAATTCCTGAGCTGA
- a CDS encoding dihydrofolate reductase family protein — translation MIDEYLLALTPVVIGNGRPLFRDAGKMKLELLGTRSFSSGIVLLHCRLQV, via the coding sequence TTGATTGATGAGTACCTGCTTGCGCTGACACCCGTTGTTATCGGGAATGGAAGACCTCTATTTAGAGATGCCGGCAAAATGAAGCTGGAGCTGCTCGGAACCAGAAGCTTCAGCTCAGGAATTGTTCTGCTCCATTGTAGACTTCAAGTATAA
- a CDS encoding GntR family transcriptional regulator, with protein MTKRYQSLKDHVYDHIATEIQNGTLLPNHKINEVALSKKLEVSRTPVREALIQLASDNLLEYLPRRGFIVKDLDTKKKLDVFQIVGVLDALAAALALEQMTEEDIEQMEDFAKIIDLSIAEKNYSDYQKYQKKFHNVYINKCNNATLIDTLEMLQNSFVRQVYSSDDTDRLFAVSAQLNEDHKEIIKCFKNKDKQKLEQLIKKHWEIEHKDMI; from the coding sequence ATGACCAAGAGATATCAATCCTTGAAAGATCATGTCTATGACCATATTGCAACAGAAATCCAAAACGGGACCCTGCTTCCGAACCATAAAATTAATGAAGTCGCGCTAAGCAAGAAACTGGAAGTCAGCCGCACCCCTGTCAGAGAAGCTTTGATCCAGCTTGCTTCGGATAATCTGCTTGAATATTTGCCTCGCAGGGGATTTATCGTCAAGGATCTGGACACCAAGAAGAAGCTGGATGTATTTCAAATTGTGGGTGTGCTGGATGCCTTGGCGGCTGCGCTCGCTTTGGAGCAAATGACGGAAGAGGATATCGAGCAAATGGAAGACTTCGCGAAGATTATTGACCTGTCCATTGCAGAAAAAAATTATTCCGACTATCAAAAGTACCAAAAGAAGTTCCATAACGTCTACATTAACAAATGCAATAATGCTACATTGATCGACACCTTGGAAATGCTGCAGAACAGCTTCGTGAGACAGGTTTATTCAAGCGATGACACGGACCGTTTGTTCGCCGTATCGGCACAGCTCAATGAAGATCATAAAGAAATCATCAAGTGTTTTAAGAATAAAGATAAGCAGAAGCTGGAGCAGCTCATTAAGAAGCATTGGGAGATTGAACATAAGGACATGATATAG
- a CDS encoding DMT family transporter: MKKYWVILFLVTANLFWGGHYIFGKYVVAEMDPLQITFTRWIIAVVLLFPIAQLIERPDWRRVWKQWRYLLLMAVFGIIGYNFFLYTALKYTSSLEAAMINSLNPALIVLFSVIFLKERLNLVNVAGLFISLLGVLLILTKGNLRQIFSIHYNQGDLIMLFVILNWTIYSILGRKMKGIPPISATAASVLLGILMLIPFMLFYGIHLPHGKPAIIGILYIGILPSVGSFVFWNIAISKIGASRAGIYLNLITVFTAIISAFLGQSIPSIQVVGGLLVFLGVYLSNKRRVSRELKVQAEALG; this comes from the coding sequence ATGAAAAAATATTGGGTAATTTTATTTCTCGTTACGGCAAACTTATTTTGGGGAGGGCACTACATATTTGGCAAGTATGTGGTTGCCGAGATGGACCCGCTGCAAATTACATTTACCCGGTGGATCATCGCCGTCGTTCTGCTGTTCCCGATTGCCCAGCTCATTGAGCGTCCGGATTGGAGGAGGGTGTGGAAGCAGTGGAGGTATCTTTTGCTCATGGCCGTGTTTGGAATTATAGGATATAACTTTTTCTTGTATACGGCTCTGAAGTACACCTCTTCTCTGGAAGCCGCCATGATTAATTCTTTAAACCCGGCATTGATTGTGCTGTTCTCGGTCATTTTTTTGAAGGAGAGGCTGAATCTGGTCAACGTGGCAGGGCTGTTTATCTCGCTGCTTGGCGTGCTGCTCATTTTAACGAAAGGAAACCTGCGGCAAATCTTTAGCATCCACTATAATCAAGGGGACCTGATCATGCTGTTTGTCATCCTGAATTGGACCATTTATTCCATTTTAGGGCGAAAAATGAAAGGGATTCCGCCCATTTCGGCAACGGCGGCGTCGGTATTACTCGGTATCCTCATGTTGATCCCGTTTATGCTGTTCTATGGGATTCACCTTCCTCACGGTAAGCCTGCCATCATCGGAATACTCTACATCGGTATTTTGCCGTCCGTAGGATCATTTGTGTTCTGGAATATAGCGATTAGCAAGATCGGAGCGAGCCGTGCCGGCATCTATCTCAATTTAATTACCGTGTTTACGGCGATCATCAGCGCATTTCTGGGACAATCCATTCCGTCCATTCAGGTGGTTGGAGGGCTGCTCGTATTTCTGGGCGTTTATCTATCTAATAAAAGAAGGGTTAGCAGAGAACTCAAAGTGCAAGCGGAGGCTTTGGGCTGA
- a CDS encoding trans-sulfuration enzyme family protein: MNRNMNTLLTRLGNHNPRSLSVPETIPLTLSSVFAFEDVDSLNQVYEGEAEGFIYSRMTNPVHEALKEVMRTIDGGEDALVFSSGMAAITSTLITHLEAGDHVLASHALYGETYEFLKYQLSKFHIDVTFVDFGDENIDRYFNPKTRLVYTETISNPLMNVNDLRKLAEAAHIHGAKMVVDNTFATPVVCQPLAHGADIVIYSATKYLCGHGDVTGGIVVSDQETIRAIDKVGTLYGGCMSPFDAWILIRSLKTLELRMKEHSRNALKLATFFNNHPKINKVFYPGLNSSPCYDRASSLFNNQLFGGMLTIDLKGAEDSYRTFIDHLVGIKFVPSLAGVKTSVCSPAITSHRNLNDQELEEAGIAKSFIRISTGLEHIDDLIAEFDSVLNLI; this comes from the coding sequence ATGAACCGAAACATGAATACTCTGTTGACCCGATTGGGAAATCACAATCCCAGATCCCTATCCGTTCCTGAGACGATTCCGCTTACTTTAAGTTCGGTATTTGCCTTTGAGGACGTAGATAGTCTGAATCAGGTTTACGAGGGTGAGGCGGAGGGCTTTATTTATTCGAGGATGACCAATCCCGTTCATGAAGCGCTAAAAGAAGTCATGCGCACCATCGACGGCGGAGAAGACGCGCTTGTGTTCTCTTCGGGAATGGCTGCCATTACCTCAACTCTAATTACACATCTTGAAGCAGGAGACCATGTCCTGGCCTCTCATGCTTTATATGGAGAGACCTATGAGTTCCTCAAATATCAATTGAGCAAATTTCATATTGATGTGACCTTTGTCGATTTTGGAGACGAGAATATTGACCGGTATTTTAATCCAAAGACCCGGCTCGTTTACACGGAGACGATCTCCAACCCGTTAATGAACGTGAATGATCTTCGTAAGCTGGCAGAAGCTGCTCATATTCACGGAGCCAAAATGGTGGTGGACAATACGTTCGCCACGCCTGTCGTCTGTCAGCCTCTGGCCCATGGAGCGGACATTGTGATCTATAGCGCAACCAAATATTTGTGCGGTCATGGAGATGTGACAGGGGGCATCGTCGTCTCCGATCAAGAGACCATTCGGGCCATAGACAAGGTGGGTACGCTTTACGGAGGTTGCATGAGTCCGTTCGATGCCTGGATTCTGATTAGGAGCTTAAAAACATTGGAGTTGCGCATGAAAGAGCATTCCCGCAATGCGCTCAAACTGGCCACTTTTTTTAACAACCATCCTAAAATTAACAAGGTTTTCTATCCGGGGCTGAATTCTTCTCCATGCTACGACCGGGCGAGTTCGCTATTTAACAATCAGTTGTTCGGCGGCATGTTAACCATTGATTTAAAGGGAGCAGAGGACAGCTACCGCACCTTTATCGATCATTTGGTCGGAATTAAATTTGTCCCGAGCCTTGCTGGTGTCAAAACCTCTGTCTGCTCACCGGCTATCACCTCCCACCGGAACTTAAATGACCAAGAACTGGAAGAAGCAGGCATTGCCAAAAGCTTCATTCGAATTTCGACAGGACTTGAGCATATTGATGATTTGATCGCTGAGTTTGACAGTGTCTTAAACCTGATTTAA